The genome window GCGATGCCGTTACGATTGAGGTGGCGGATCGTGTCGCTCAACCCCTCGGCGCCAAAGTCCATCATGTGGTTATTGGCCAGTGTCATGACCGAGAAGCCGGCCCGTTTCAGGGCCGCTGCCGCAGCGGGAGAAGCCTTGAAGCGGAAACGTTTGGCGCGGAACTCGCGTCCCCCCTCGGTGAGGGGGGCCTCCAGGTTGCCCACCACCAGGTCGCTGCGTCGCAGCTCTGCGGCGGTGGCGGCAAACGGATAGCTATAGCCGTACCGCTGAAGGGTGTCGGTTGCGCTGCCGGCCAGCATCACATCACCCACAAAGGACAGGCTGATGCGCTCGGCCAGAGCCCCGGCAGGGACCGCGAGCAACGCGAGCACGAGGCTCAATGCGGCGGGGAAGAAGGTCATTTCTGCTCCGGGGGCACAAAAATATTGACTAATTCGCAGGTTAGTGCTAAACACTATAACTTTCATGTCGCAAAAGTAAAGGCTTGAACCAATGCTTGACGCCAAATATCTGCGAGAGAATCTGCAAGAGGTGGAAGCGCGGCTTGCCACCCGGGGCTCCGAGGTGAGTCTCGGCCGGTTTCGCGAGTTGGACGAGCGCCGGCGCACGCTCCTTGCGGAAAGCGAGTCGCTCAAGGCGTTGAAAAACTCCGCATCCGAGGCCATCAGCAAGGTCAAGGACAAGAGCCAGATTCAGGACAAGATCGCCGAGATGCGTGAGGTGGGGGGCAGGATCAAGGGGCTCGACGACGAGTTACGCGGCATTGAGGATGAGCTGCAGATGGTGCTGCTGACGGTCCCCAATGTGCCGCATCCGACGGTACCCGTCGGAGCGTCGGAAGCGGACAACCGTCAGGTGCGGACATGGGGTGAACCCCCCTGTTTTGCGTTTGACCCCAAGCCCCATTGGGAGATAGGCGAAGGGCTCGGCATACTCGATTTTGAGCGGGGAGCGAAGCTTACCGGTGCGCGGTTCACGCTCTATCGCGGCGCAGGTGCCCGACTGGAGCGCTCTCTCGTCAATTTCATGCTCGACCTGCACACCGAGCGGCACAATTATCTTGAAATGCTCCCGCCCTTCATGGTAAACAGGGAAAGCATGACCGGAACCGGTCAGTTGCCCAAGTTTGAGGACGACCTCTTCCATCTGGAAGGGGTCGATTATTTCCTCATCCCCACGGCAGAGGTTCCCGTTACCAATATTCATCGCGCTGAAATCCTCAAAGCCGCAGACCTGCCGCTCAGCTACACGGCCTACACCCCGTGCTTCCGCAAGGAGGCCGGCTCCTACGGCAAGGACGTCCGCGGACTCATACGGCAACACCAGTTCAACAAAGTCGAGCTGGTGAAGTTTGTTCATCCTGCGGCATCCTATGATGAGCTGGAAAAACTGCTCTCCAATGCCGAAGAGGTGTTGCGCCAGCTCGGACTGGCCTATCGGGTCGTTGAACTCTGTACCGGCGACATGGGATTTTCAGCTGCCAAAACATACGATATTGAAGTCTGGCTTCCCGGCCAGGAGACTTATCGGGAAATTTCTTCGTGCAGCAACTTCGAGGATTTCCAGTCCCGGCGGGCCTCGATCCGGTTCAGGGAAGACGAAAAATCAAAGCCTGAATTCGTCCACACGCTGAACGGTTCGGGGCTTGCAGTCGGTAGAACGCTGGTGGCCATCCTTGAGAATTACCAGCAGGAAGACGGGTCGGTAGTAATCCCGGACGTGCTCCGGCCGTACATGGGGGGACTGCAGAAGATCGGCTAGGCTTTCGGAGGGATGGCCGAGTGGTTTAAGGCGGCGGTCTTGAAAACCGTTGAACGAAAGTTCCGTGGGTTCGAATCCTACTCCCTCCGCCATAATTGACAAACAACGATCGGAGAGATGGCCGAGTAGGTCGAAGGCGCTCGCCTGCTAAGCGAGTATACGGGCAAAACCTGTATCGAGGGTTCGAATCCCTCTCTCTCCGCCAGATATCTATAGCCCGTGTCATCGCGGTAAGGTTCTGGAGACGAGGAGGACACGTGAAGGTGTTGTTCAGGCTGGTGGTCGTTGCCCTTGCCGTGGTAGCTGTTGTCGGGTGCTCTCAGAAGGAAGAGCAGAAAGTCGGCGGCGACGCCGGAACGCAGCACGGCCAGGCGACAAAGAAGGAATCGGTAGTTGTTGTCCCGGATAAGGTTAAGGGGAAGTGGAAGTCAGTAAAGATAGCCGTTACCGATAAGGCCGCCAACAAGGAGTCGGTCTATACCGTCAACGTCGGGGCTGAACTGGCAATTCCGGAGAGCAATCTCACGATAGCGGTAGACAATTTCCTGCCTCACTTCACGATGGACGGGACAACTCTTACCTCCCAGTCCAACGAGCCGAAGAATCCGGCTGCACAGATCCGGATTCTGGAGGGGGGAAAAGAAGTTTTCAAAGGGTGGTTGTTCTCTCTGTACCCGACAACCCATGCCTTCAACCATCCCAAGTACGGTTTTACGCTGGTGGATTTTATTCCCGCCAATTAACAATGCGCTCGTAGCTCAGCTGGATAGAGCACCAGACTACGAATCTGGGGGTCAGGAGTTCGAATCTCTTCGAGCGCGCCATTAAAACAAGGGGTTACGGTTTGCACCGTAGCCCCTTTGTCGTTGTATGTGAGACAGTATCGTGACTATAGGCTAACGTGTTGAAATTGCGCAGTCCCGGTAGCCGTTGAATTGCGGGAGGCATGACAAGGCGTGACAGTGCAGAGCCAGAGCCGACTGCCGCCCGCTCGATCTTACCAGAAGACTGGTTGGCTCCGTTGTAGAATTGATCAAAACTCGCCCGGAGCGACCCGATAAAGTGAAGCCGACTTTTGGCAACGTCGAGATAACGCAGAAGAAGGACCTTGGGAGATCGCCCTCAAACAGGAGAAGACATCACCAGCACGGCCCCGCGTTACACCAAGCCCGCTGCTACGGAAGGCTGTAACCAGGCAGGCTGCTATAGGGGGGGCCTGAAATGACCAGCCTCTTCCGTTGATCCCCAACAGGAGAGGCTTTTTGTTCAACTATTCCTACCCCGCTAGGTACAGTGAGTGAACTGACATCGCTGAGTCGGATATCCACCGGCACCTGACACAGAGATCAGGCTTAACGAATTATGCCATAAACAATTCTTGACTAAATTCAGGCAGGCCGCAACTATGGTATGCTTCAACCCAAAACGGCCGGCGAAAGCATTTACCGCAAAGGACTCAGAGGAAGACACGTTGAGCATTTCACCGGCAAGGTGACTGTCTGCCCGCGAAACTAGGTCCCGTGAATGGCCCGTAATTGAGAGGAATCTCCTCCCTAACCCGCAGTGTCCCCTGTGATTAACCCAACGTACCGGATGGTTGCAAAGGCTAACCCCATGGATCTTCTGAAAAATCTCAACCCGCCCCAGCGGGCCGCGGTCCTCCACGGCGAGGGTCCGCTCCTGGTTCTGGCCGGTGCCGGCTCCGGCAAGACCCGGGTCATCGTCCACCGGATCGCTCACCTGGTCCGTGAGCGGGGAGTTCCCGCCCCGCAGATCCTTGCCGTGACCTTCACCAACAAGGCCGCCGGCGAGATGCGCGAACGGGTGCAAAAGCTCGTGGGAGGGGAGGCGCCCCTTATCGCTACCTTCCACTCCACCTGCGCGCGGATCCTTCGCCGGGAAATCCACCACCTGGGCTACGATTCCGCCTTTGCCATCTATGACGACAAGGACTCCGGCAAGCTCCTGAAGGAAGTGATGGCCGGGCTCGGCTTGGACGAGAAGCGTTTCCCCGTGGCTTCGCTTGCCTCGGCCATCGACGACTGCAAGAACCGGGGGCTTGCACCGGAGGATCTCCCTGCGGACACCTTCACCGGTGAGGTTGTCGGCCGTGTCTACGCCGCCTACCAGAAACGGTTGAAGAAGTGCAACGCCCTCGACTTCGGCGACCTCATCATGCTGACCGTGCGGCTCTTCGAAGTGCACCCCGCCGTGCTGGAGCGCTACCGGGACCAGTGGCGCTGGATCCTGGTGGACGAATATCAGGATACCAACCCCATCCAGTACCGGCTCGTGCGACTGCTGGCCGGCGAACACCGCAACCTCTGCGTGGTGGGGGACGACGATCAGTCCATCTACCGCTGGCGCGGGGCAGACATCCGCAACATCCTTGACTTCGAGAAGGATTTCCCCGGTGTCACCACCATCAAGCTCGAGCAGAACTACCGCTCCACCCGGAATATCCT of Geobacter anodireducens contains these proteins:
- a CDS encoding serine--tRNA ligase — translated: MLDAKYLRENLQEVEARLATRGSEVSLGRFRELDERRRTLLAESESLKALKNSASEAISKVKDKSQIQDKIAEMREVGGRIKGLDDELRGIEDELQMVLLTVPNVPHPTVPVGASEADNRQVRTWGEPPCFAFDPKPHWEIGEGLGILDFERGAKLTGARFTLYRGAGARLERSLVNFMLDLHTERHNYLEMLPPFMVNRESMTGTGQLPKFEDDLFHLEGVDYFLIPTAEVPVTNIHRAEILKAADLPLSYTAYTPCFRKEAGSYGKDVRGLIRQHQFNKVELVKFVHPAASYDELEKLLSNAEEVLRQLGLAYRVVELCTGDMGFSAAKTYDIEVWLPGQETYREISSCSNFEDFQSRRASIRFREDEKSKPEFVHTLNGSGLAVGRTLVAILENYQQEDGSVVIPDVLRPYMGGLQKIG